A DNA window from Impatiens glandulifera chromosome 7, dImpGla2.1, whole genome shotgun sequence contains the following coding sequences:
- the LOC124945617 gene encoding probable methyltransferase PMT21 yields the protein MKHKDGKPTPQLEKISRAVPISIMFCLFCGLSFYLGSIFCSEKDMYLINNIAKAAETCKKDVAESVPLQLKTISFSECSNDFQDYTPCTDPKRWHRYGLYRLTFMERHCPPAIERKECLVPLPDGYKVPIRWPQSRLECWYRNVPYDWINNEKSNQNWVRKEGEKFVFPGGGTMFPHGVSKYVNLMERLIPEMKDGTIRTAIDTGCGVASWGGELLGRGILTVSLAPRDNHEAQVQFALERGIPAILGIISTQRLPFPSNSFDMAHCSRCLIPWTEFGGIYLLEIHRILRPGGFWILSGPPINYEVRWSGWKSTLEEQKSNYEKLNNLLISMCFKMYNKKKDISIWQKSKENDCYNKKQLLAESEVVYPPLCDESIESDSAWYIPLRPCVVVPNPNIEGLGSIEKWPKRLHKAPQRVRDIPGRSETGFKKDTKKWRKRVKYYKKLFPPINGTDRIRNVMDMNTIYGSFAAALVDDPVWVMNVVSSYAANTLSVVYDRGLIGTYHDWCEAFSTYPRTYDLLHFDGLFTAESHRCEIKFVLLEMDRILRPDGTAIIRESDYFVDVVATIAKGMRWECRKEVTKDGINYEKILICQKKLKDSFHRNSTR from the exons ATGAAGCACAAAGATGGGAAACCAACACCTCAGCTAGAAAAGATTTCGAGAGCAGTCCCCATATcgattatgttttgtttgttctgTGGGCTTTCGTTTTATCTTGGGAGTATCTTCTGTTCTGAGAAGGATAtgtatttgataaataatatagCTAAAGCAGCTGAGACTTGTAAGAAAGATGTTGCTGAATCCGTTCCTCTTCAATTGAAGACAATATCCTTCTCTGAATGTAGCAATGATTTTCAAGATTACACCCCATGTACAGATCCAAAG AGGTGGCATAGGTATGGTCTGTACCGTCTAACTTTTATGGAACGCCATTGTCCCCCGGCCATTGAAAGGAAGGAGTGTTTGGTTCCTCTGCCTGATGGGTATAAGGTACCAATTAGGTGGCCACAGAGCAGACTGGAATGTTGGTACAG GAATGTTCCATATGATTGGATTAATAATGAAAAGTCAAATCAGAACTGGGTTAGGAAGGAGGGGGAGAAGTTTGTATTCCCTGGTGGTGGCACAATGTTTCCTCATGGAGTCAGTAAGTATGTTAATTTAATGGAACGTCTGATACCGGAAATGAAAGATGGAACCATCAGAACTGCCATCGATACCGGGTGTGGG GTTGCTAGTTGGGGAGGTGAATTGCTTGGTCGTGGAATTCTAACGGTCTCTCTTGCCCCAAGAGACAATCACGAGGCTCAAGTCCAATTTGCTCTCGAGCGTGGAATTCCTGCCATACTTGGCATTATCTCCACACAAAGACTTCCCTTCCCCTCTAATTCATTTGATATGGCTCATTGCTCCAGATGTCTTATACCCTGGACAGAATTTG gtggcATCTACCTTCTTGAAATACACCGCATACTCCGCCCTGGAGGTTTCTGGATCCTTTCAGGTCCACCTATTAACTATGAGGTGCGGTGGAGTGGCTGGAAATCAACTTTGGAAGAGCAGAAATCAAACTATGAAAAACTGAACAACTTGCTAATTTCAATGTGCTTTAAAATGTACAACAAAAAGAAAGATATTTCCATTTGGCAGAAATCTAAGGAAAATGACTGCTATAATAAGAAGCAGCTATTAGCTGAGTCTGAGGTGGTATATCCTCCTTTATGTGATGAGTCTATCGAATCTGACTCAGCATGGTACATTCCCCTCCGGCCTTGTGTTGTTGTACCAAACCCCAACATTGAGGGTCTTGGATCTATTGAAAAGTGGCCAAAACGCTTGCACAAGGCTCCACAGCGTGTACGTGATATACCCGGGCGATCTGAAACAGGGTTTAAGAAAGATACCAAGAAGTGGAGGAAGCGAGTCAAGTATTATAAGAAGTTATTTCCACCAATTAATGGGACTGATAGGATTAGAAATGTGATGGATATGAATACTATTTATGGTAGTTTTGCAGCTGCTTTGGTTGATGATCCAGTATGGGTTATGAATGTTGTCTCCTCTTATGCTGCCAACACACTTTCTGTAGTCTATGACCGGGGCCTCATTGGAACTTACCATGACtg GTGTGAGGCATTTTCAACATATCCTCGAACATACGACCTCTTACACTTTGATGGCCTTTTTACTGCTGAAAGTCACAG GTGTGAAATTAAGTTTGTGCTCCTGGAGATGGATCGAATTTTACGTCCAGATGGAACCGCAATAATCCGGGAATCAGATTACTTTGTGGATGTTGTTGCTACCATTGCTAAGGGAATGCGATGGGAATGCCGCAAAGAAGTCACCAAAGATGGCATAAACTatgagaaaattttgatttgCCAAAAGAAGCTAAAGGATTCATTCCATAGGAATTCAACAAGATGA
- the LOC124946010 gene encoding uncharacterized protein LOC124946010 produces MDRVKEAVKKTKKDWDDEHGRIKDTISSIQVFGKLSSSTGEQKNSLPRLNGLAQDGLAQLELFRFNLDLLAPQLPNDDEVEAVQFLLESWKQDIQSLRVSLRNANLEAKNNRKKEAQEERELLLGGGTESTIRRRNLQTKIGMTSAAESITESLRRTRQLMVQEVERNVSTLMTVEESTGVLKKAESEYKGHHSLLMRTRNLLSTMQRQDVLDRIILIIGFMLFSCAALYVVSKRIGILKLQRKVTAAIKSGMAAVITPQQMHDEL; encoded by the exons ATGGACAGGGTCAAGGAAGCAGTCAAGAAGACGAAGAAGGATTGGGATGACGAACACGGACGGATCAAAGATACGATTTCCTCAATTCAAGTGTTCGGTAAATTGTCAAGTTCAACTGGAGAACAAAAAAATTCACTTCCCAGACTGAATGGCCTTGCTCAGGATGGGTTGGCTCAGCTCGAATTGTTCCGATTTAATCTCGATCTTCTCGCTCCTCAGCTCCCCAACGATGATGAAGTTGAAGCTGTTCAATTCCTGCTTGAATCCTGGAAACAGGACATCCAAAG TTTACGAGTAAGTTTGAGAAATGCTAATTTGGAAgccaagaataaccggaagaaggaAGCACAAGAAGAG AGAGAACTACTTTTGGGGGGAGGAACAGAGTCCACAATTCGAAGGCGCAACTTACA aaccaAAATTGGAATGACATCAGCAGCTGAAAGCATCACCGAAAGCCTTCGACGAACTCGACAATTGATGGTTCAG GAGGTTGAAAGGAATGTCAGCACACTTATGACTGTTG AGGAGTCAACTGGAGTATTAAAGAAAGCTGAAAGTGAATATAAGGGGCATCACTCATTGCTGATGCGAACTCGAAACTTACTCTCCACCATGCAACGACAAGATGTTCTGGATAG GATAATACTGATAATTGGGTTTATGCTGTTCTCGTGTGCGGCTCTGTATGTTGTTTCTAAGCGTATTGGCATACTGAAGTTACAAAGGAAAGTTACTGCGGCTATTAAGTCTGGTATGGCTGCAGTTATTACTCCACAACAGATGCACGATGAACTTTGA